In the Gossypium raimondii isolate GPD5lz chromosome 9, ASM2569854v1, whole genome shotgun sequence genome, one interval contains:
- the LOC105800790 gene encoding protein IMPAIRED IN BABA-INDUCED STERILITY 1, which translates to MGCVSSKQTVLVTPAFDHSGALRDNAGAAGSSGTNSGRYRIGFSEFEKKRSSGGSKKKKKNGSNSGGVSDFGGGGFGLSGSDLGESGRGSSRSDSLSLRLGNLQKYIEGEHVAAGWPAWLSAVAGEAIHGWVPLRADSYQKLEKIGQGTYSTVFRARDLESGSIVALKKVRFDNFEPESVRFMAREILILRRLDHPNIIKLDGIITSRMSCSIYLVFEYMEHDITGLLSCPDIKFSDSQIKCYMKQLLSGLDHCHSRGIMHRDIKGSNLLVNNEGILKMADFGLANFYGSGRRQPLTSRVVTLWYRPPELLLGSTDYTAAVDLWSVGCVFAELLLGKPILQGRTEVEQLHKIFKLCGSPPDDYWKKSRLPHATVFKPQQPYDSSLRDAFKDLPATAVNLIETLLSVEPYKRGTASLALASEYFTTKPYACDPSSLPVYPPRKEIDAKHREEARRKKISGRVRGPETRKPIRKPHGITKLAPVEDAAAQAQGSQKINGNGVHKVKQRNATITEGLTNPSTDSVEEAAHIKHASQGDIPFSGPLQVSTSSGFAWAKRRKDDASKRSHSRSISRGHVYNSLEPSAQLHTRNNCDSKRHENGDVIYGGRTDSKGHDSYEAAKRAMQKQWSQFERPDSFDASDEYHSQELSLALYQREEMAAKRNNLDYQDEREKVEFSGPLLSQSHRVDELLERNERQIRQAIRKSWFQRGKKHGK; encoded by the exons ATGGGTTGTGTGAGTTCGAAGCAGACAGTTTTGGTAACGCCTGCTTTCGATCACTCAGGCGCTTTACGTGACAATGCGGGTGCCGCCGGTAGCTCCGGGACCAATTCGGGTCGGTACCGGATCGGGTTCTCGGAGTTCGAGAAGAAGCGGAGCAGCGGCGGgagcaagaagaagaaaaagaatggtAGTAACAGTGGGGGTGTGAGTGATTTCGGTGGAGGTGGGTTCGGACTGAGTGGGAGCGACTTGGGTGAGTCCGGCCGGGGGAGTTCGAGATCCGACTCACTGAGTTTGAGGTTGGGGAATTTGCAAAAGTATATAGAAGGTGAACACGTGGCAGCTGGATGGCCTGCTTGGCTTAGCGCCGTCGCCGGGGAAGCTATCCATGGTTGGGTTCCACTCAGAGCTGATTCTTATCAGAAACTTGAGAAg ATAGGGCAAGGTACGTATAGCACTGTGTTCCGAGCTCGAGATCTCGAAAGTGGAAGTATAGTTGCTCTAAAGAAGGTGCGGTTTGACAATTTTGAGCCTGAGAGTGTTCGATTCATGGCAAGAGAGATACTGATTCTTCGGAGGCTTGACCATCCAAACATCATAAAATTGGACGGGATAATTACTTCCCGAATGTCGTGTAGCATATACCTTGTATTCGAATACATGGAACATGATATCACCGGACTTTTGTCTTGTCCTGACATCAAGTTCAGTGACTCGCAG ATTAAATGCTATATGAAGCAGTTGTTATCTGGACTCGACCACTGCCATTCGCGGGGTATAATGCACCGGGACATTAAAGGATCAAATCTCCTTGTGAATAATGAAGGAATCCTAAAGATGGCTGATTTTGGTTTGGCGAACTTTTACGGCTCTGGGCGCAGGCAACCATTAACAAGTCGTGTTGTAACCCTATGGTACCGTCCCCCGGAACTTTTGTTGGGTTCTACGGATTATACTGCAGCTGTGGATCTTTGGAGTGTTGGCTGTGTATTTGCTGAACTTCTTCTCGGGAAACCTATTCTGCAAGGGAGAACAGAG GTTGAACAAttgcataaaatttttaagcttTGCGGCTCCCCACCCGATGATTACTGGAAAAAATCGAGACTTCCTCATGCCACAGTATTCAAACCACAACAACCTTATGATAGTAGTCTTCGTGACGCTTTTAAAGATTTACCAGCAACTGCTGTGAATCTAATAGAAACTTTGCTTTCAGTCGAGCCGTACAAGCGTGGGACTGCTTCCTTAGCTCTTGCTTCAGAG TATTTCACGACAAAGCCTTATGCATGTGATCCATCGAGCTTGCCGGTTTATCCACCTAGGAAAGAGATAGATGCAAAACATCGTGAAGAGGCAAGGAG GAAAAAGATAAGTGGAAGGGTTCGTGGGCCTGAAACAAGAAAGCCGATAAGAAAACCCCATGGCATAACTAAATTGGCACCTGTTGAG GATGCTGCTGCGCAAGCTCAAGGTTCTCAGAAAATTAATGGTAACGGTGTGCACAAAGTGAAGCAAAGAAATGCTACTATCACCGAGGGATTGACGAATCCATCTACTGATTCAGTCGAAGAAGCTGCTCACATAAAGCATGCATCCCAAGGTGATATTCCTTTCTCGGGTCCATTACAAGTTTCTACATCAAGTGGCTTTGCGTGGGCCAAAAGACGAAAAGACGATGCATCCAAAAGATCTCACAGCAGATCTATATCAAGAGGTCACGTTTATAATTCCTTAGAACCTTCTGCTCAGTTACACACACGAAATAATTGTGATTCAAAACGACATGAAAACGGGGATGTAATATATGGAGGTCGAACTGATTCTAAAGGCCATGATTCATATGAAGCTGCCAAGCGTGCTATGCAGAAACAGTGGAGCCAGTTTGAGCGACCGGATTCCTTTGATGCTTCTGACGAGTACCACTCACAAGAGTTATCATTGGCACTTTATCAAAGAGAAGAAATGGCGGCCAAGAGAAATAATTTG GATTACCAAGATGAAAGGGAAAAGGTCGAGTTCTCGGGTCCCTTATTGTCTCAATCACATAGAGTTGACGAACTGTTGGAGCGAAACGAACGACAGATTCGCCAAGCAATACGAAAGTCATGGTTCCAAAGAG GTAAAAAACATGGGAAGTAA
- the LOC105800787 gene encoding pentatricopeptide repeat-containing protein At3g47530, which yields MTQISACINKTNITIIVFSLKLSIPSFTSTMIPIHRHFSLESFQETCPNNDQHPKPMLKSTSRHQQQQTMVSVVKSCTHKPHLLQIQAHLTRSSLLQNPKFSLLFLSSLCSSRDLCYARLFFSQIKNPSSSQYNTLIRAYSSSNSPKEAFFLYREMRQKGLKPDPISFSFVIKSCVKFRSVFCGLQVHGRIIRDGFLSDCLLLTTLMEFYSSFASREDACKVFDEMSQKDTVAWNVLISCYLRNGRTRDVLMLFDNMKNEGVCEPDDVTCLLVTQACANLGALEFGEKVHRYIKERGYGTARNLSNSLISMYSRCGCLDKAYDVFKGIGEKNVISWSAMISGLAMNGFGRDAILAFEEMRKTVIPDEQTFTGLLSACSHCGLVDEGMEFLNQMSKEFGIMPNVHHYGCVVDLLGRAGLLEQAYRVIISMKVKPDAAIWRTLLGACRIHGHFTLGERVIEHLIELKAQEAGDYVLLLNIYSSTGSWEKVSELRKFLKDKGIQTTPGCSSIELKGVVHEFIVDDVSHPQKHEIYNKLDEINKQLKIAGYVAETTSELHDLGAEEKANALSYHSEKLALAFGVLVTRPGTTLRVTKNLRICIDCHNFAKFLSGVYNRQLIIRDRTRFHHFRDGHCSCNDYW from the coding sequence ATGACACAAATTTCAGCATGCATCAACAAAACGAACATCACCATCATCGTCTTCTCCCTCAAGCTCTCTATCCCTTCTTTCACAAGCACAATGATCCCAATTCATCGACATTTCAGTCTCGAAAGCTTCCAAGAAACATGCCCAAACAACGATCAACATCCAAAGCCAATGCTCAAATCCACCTCAAgacatcaacaacaacaaaccATGGTTTCCGTCGTAAAATCCTGCACCCATAAACCCCATTTACTTCAAATTCAAGCTCACCTTACCCGTTCTTCCCTTcttcaaaacccaaaattttccctCTTGTTTCTATCCTCCCTTTGTTCTTCTCGTGATCTTTGCTATGCACgtctttttttctctcaaatcaAGAACCCATCTTCCTCTCAGTACAACACTCTCATCAGAGCTTACTCTTCCAGCAATTCACCTAAAGAAGCCTTTTTTCTTTACAGAGAAATGAGACAAAAAGGCCTAAAGCCTGACCCCATATCATTTTCTTTCGTCATTAAATCTTGCGTTAAATTTCGTTCGGTTTTTTGCGGTTTACAGGTTCATGGAAGGATTATAAGAGATGGGTTTTTATCAGATTGTCTTTTACTTACTACCTTGATGGAATTTTATTCGAGTTTCGCAAGTCGGGAGGATGCTTGTAAAGTGTTCGATGAAATGTCTCAAAAAGACACTGTTGCGTGGAATGTATTGATTTCTTGTTATTTACGTAATGGGAGGACTAGGGATGTGTTAATGTTGTTTGATAACATGAAAAATGAGGGCGTTTGTGAACCTGATGATGTTACTTGTCTCCTTGTGACACAAGCTTGTGCTAATTTAGGGGCGTTAGAGTTTGGCGAAAAGGTCCATCGTTATATTAAAGAACGTGGTTACGGTACTGCTCGTAACCTATCCAATTCGCTTATATCAATGTATTCTCGGTGTGGATGTTTAGACAAGGCTTATGATGTTTTTAAGGGAATTGGAGAGAAGAATGTTATTTCGTGGAGTGCTATGATATCCGGTTTAGCAATGAACGGATTCGGGAGAGATGCTATTCTAGCGTTCGAAGAGATGCGGAAAACGGTCATCCCGGATGAACAAACATTTACGGGACTCCTTTCGGCTTGTAGCCATTGTGGTTTAGTCGATGAAGGGATGGAGTTTCTTAATCAAATGAGCAAAGAATTCGGTATAATGCCTAACGTTCATCATTATGGGTGTGTTGTTGATCTTTTAGGCCGTGCCGGTTTACTCGAACAAGCCTATCGAGTTATAATATCAATGAAGGTTAAGCCTGATGCAGCTATTTGGAGGACCTTGCTCGGAGCTTGTAGAATTCACGGTCATTTTACACTTGGTGAACGTGTGATCGAACATTTGATTGAACTCAAGGCTCAAGAAGCAGGGGACTATGTTTTGCTGTTGaatatatattcatcaactGGTAGCTGGGAGAAAGTGAGTGAACTGAGGAAGTTTTTGAAAGATAAAGGAATTCAAACAACACCTGGATGTAGTTCAATCGAGCTTAAAGGAGTTGTACACGAATTCATCGTGGATGACGTTTCGCATCCACAAAAACATGAGATTTACAATAAGCTAGACGAGATTAATAAGCAATTGAAGATTGCTGGTTATGTTGCTGAAACAACATCTGAATTACATGATTTAGGTGCAGAAGAAAAAGCAAATGCACTCTCTTATCATAGCGAGAAACTAGCTCTTGCTTTTGGGGTTCTGGTAACTCGACCCGGCACGACGTTACGAGTTACCAAGAATCTTCGGATTTGCATCGATTGTCACAATTTCGCGAAGTTTCTTTCAGGGGTCTACAACAGGCAGTTAATAATCCGAGATCGAACCAGGTTTCATCATTTCAGAGATGGACACTGCTCTTGTAATGACTATTGGTAG
- the LOC105797788 gene encoding protein RKD2, with translation MGSNCSFNGWSNEGCSSSFPQPLDSSLFYNSMVEDEFSVQDMSFYDSAPLMNSFCLYADVEQNPNLTQENQKFLKVNNGRHSGEQRLMREKKTKNFNNAKMLSREIISQYFYMPITKAAKELKVGLTLLKKRCRELGIRRWPYRKLMSLQTLTKNLQVLDREEREGSEGKLREAMEALRKEREMLEEMPNMELDDRTKRLRQACFKANYKKRKMMMMMVMEEEPSRLAAEAFGSNNDGSRRNEEEEDDDEEIKYLLSDSFSSSTDLGLL, from the exons atggGGAGCAACTGTTCCTTTAATGGCTGGTCTAATGAAGGATGCTCATCTTCTTTCCCTCAACCTCTAGATTCAAG tttattttataattcaatggTGGAAGATGAGTTTTCCGTACAAGACATGAGCTTTTACGATTCTGCGCCATTGATGAACAGTTTTTGTTTATATGCTGATGTTGAACAAAATCCAAACTTAACCCAAG aaaatcaaaagtttttgaaagttaacAATGGCAGACACAGTGGAGAGCAGAGATTAATGAGGGAGAAGAAgactaaaaatttcaataatgcaAAAATGTTGTCAAGGGAAATTAtttcacaatatttttatatgccAATAACAAAAGCTGCTAAAGAGCTTAAGGTAGGGTTAACATTATTGAAGAAAAGGTGTAGGGAACTTGGAATACGTAGGTGGCCTTATCGTAAACTTATGAGTTTACAAACCCTAACCAAGAATCTTCAG GTGTTGGACAGGGAAGAAAGAGAGGGAAGTGAAGGGAAATTGAGGGAAGCAATGGAGGCTTTAAGGAAAGAGAGGGAAATGTTGGAAGAGATGCCAAATATGGAATTGGATGACAGAACTAAGAGGTTAAGACAAGCTTGTTTTAAGGCTAATTATAAgaagaggaagatgatgatgatgatggtgatggaGGAGGAGCCGTCACGATTGGCGGCGGAAGCTTTTGGTAGTAATAATGATGGTAGcagaagaaatgaagaagaagaagatgatgatgaagaaatcAAGTATCTTTTATCTGATTCTTTTTCATCAAGTACGGATCTAGGGCTtttatga
- the LOC105798001 gene encoding GDSL esterase/lipase At1g74460, whose product MKLNVRWSCLLCLVLIGIAIEGVQCKVVQFIFGDSLSDVGNNMYLSKSLAQANLPFYGIDFGNGLPNGRFTNGRTVADIIGDSTGLPRPPAFLDPSLTEDVILESGVNYASGGGGILNETGGYFIQKFSLWKQIELFRGTKELITNKLGKQATDKFMGEANFVVALGSNDFINNYLMPVYGDSWKYNDQTFVRYLMETLQNQLLVLHNLGARKLMVFGLGPMGCIPLQRVLSTTGQCQERANKLAISFNKAASQLLAGLDSRLPNASFMFGDAYDVVDNVIRNPKNYGFDNADSPCCSFGRIRPALTCLPASTLCSDRSKYVFWDEYHPSDGANQLIANELIKKFGFLGGGNSSAPVPAPESAIAPSPDEE is encoded by the exons ATGAAACTCAATGTGAGATGGAGTTGTTTACTGTGTTTGGTCCTTATAGGAATCGCCATTGAAGGTGTTCAATGCAAGGTGGTTCAGTTTATTTTCGGGGATTCATTGTCGGATGTGGGCAACAACATGTACCTTTCAAAGAGCTTGGCTCAGGCCAACTTGCCTTTTTATGGTATTGATTTTGGCAATGGCTTGCCTAATGGAAGGTTCACTAATGGCCGAACCGTTGCCGATATCATAG GTGACAGCACTGGTCTCCCAAGGCCACCAGCATTTTTGGATCCATCATTGACCGAGGATGTGATATTGGAAAGTGGAGTAAATTATGCCTCTGGAGGAGGTGGGATTTTGAATGAAACAGGAGGTTACTTT ATTCAGAAGTTTTCCCTTTGGAAGCAAATCGAGTTATTTCGAGGGACGAAAGAATTGATTACGAACAAACTCGGTAAACAAGCGACCGACAAATTTATGGGAGAGGCTAACTTTGTGGTGGCATTAGGGAGCAATGATTTCATCAACAATTACTTGATGCCAGTTTATGGTGATTCTTGGAAATACAATGACCAAACTTTTGTTCGATACTTGATGGAAACACTTCAAAACCAACTCTTG GTTTTGCATAACTTAGGAGCACGGAAATTGATGGTTTTTGGACTCGGACCGATGGGTTGCATACCGCTACAAAGGGTGTTAAGTACAACAGGACAATGCCAAGAAAGAGCAAACAAGTTGGCTATAAGTTTCAACAAAGCTGCAAGCCAATTGTTAGCCGGTTTGGATAGTAGACTTCCCAATGCTAGCTTCATGTTCGGAGACGCTTACGACGTTGTCGATAATGTGATACGGAATCCGAAGAATTACG ggTTTGATAATGCTGATTCGCCGTGTTGTTCGTTTGGAAGAATTCGACCAGCTCTCACATGCTTACCGGCATCAACATTGTGCAGTGATAGAAGCAAGTATGTCTTTTGGGATGAGTATCATCCATCAGATGGTGCCAATCAGCTGATTGCTAATGAACTTATCAAAAAATTTGGGTTCCTTGGTGGTGGAAATTCAAGTGCTCCTGTCCCTGCACCAGAATCTGCCATTGCTCCATCTCCAGatgaagaataa
- the LOC105800788 gene encoding formin-like protein 20, which yields MALFKRIFYRKPQERLLEISERIYVFDCCFSTDVLDEDGYKVYMSRIVGQLNDHFPESSFMVFNFKEGERPSQISDILSQYEMTVMDYPRQYEGCPLLPLEMIHYFLRSSESWLSLQGQQNVLLMHCERGGWPMLAFMLASLLLYRKQYSDEQKTLDMVYKQAPKALLQLLSPLNPQPSQLRYLQYISRRNLGSKWPPSETPLFMDCLIFRVLPTFEGGKGCRPVIRVYGQDPKARNNRSSKLLFSNAKTKAQIPYYRKEECALVKIDIHCHIQGDVVLECIHLNEDLVREEMLFRVMFHTALVQGNILMFYSNEVDKLWDVKYQFPKDFRLEVLFMDPNAVIPPTTGVFATGDENEIESVSKEEYFEVQELFSNAVDAPEAMVDDESPLAHDKPEQKDMLWEDANGLTNKGWVSDDGKLKQDVNVDSSMDMVKGLFVDDVNYSIDKKMDYGTNAVKEIVGDNGDNQVDPSVFTVDMLKQRETKGMTDVLGKPEVIQDKGHREDTIQLKNLESEVLQQTLEPGVSKPNFEEVLPALEKKAGTGSESTSDPVMVKPNSNQLVSQGFLARQAKPSVVSQLIPSNKGSSTALPTLSSGLALEESNSGANLKGSNAAVVSNDVSFEQGSRKADHLTGPLDSQTEVSTTPIVPTFPPGLQQSVSIPSSTLSPPSPCTPTAPLPPPPPPRSSSLVSRPVQKKAKSKLPLARPFMAAIGNAITRISRAVPPPPPLPHNRAKNVQNVGMVSQTTSASPDISNNQTNALVVPPPPPLPPPPWKAQSSTARTIRHIPPSLLSATLGSSSKGISKLSQLCSLSRSTSTRRNFSHPLTTTSEPCNFRPPPPTTPIQIAMALAFIHGMQSASPPSRSPFSEASSLPLPPSSLPTGHGTSPPPLPPTKDGASPPPSSPLPPQNGAFPPASPSMPPLGSSPPPPPPPPSTFGALPPSEFDVSPPVHGMTAPPTASCGAPPPPPPTLGAPTPPPGASPSPPPPPPPPLPSLSSTSPPPPPPPPMSSAPPPPPPPFGAPPPPPPIPGAPSPPMAGAPPPPPPPGGRAPGPPPPPGAPGVGPPPPPPLGGKAADMKGRGRGRGAGAAPKRSSLKPLHWSKVTRAIQGSLWDELQRLGEIQISAEIDVSELETLFSAVVPKPAAKSAGKSKAAGSKPDVVHLVDLKRANNTEIMLTKVKMPLSDMMAAVLALDDSVLDADQVENLIKFCPNKDEMELVKGYTGDKETLGKCEQFFLELMKVPRVEAKLRVFSFKIQFNTQISEFKKSLNIVNSACEEVRNSLKLKEIMKKILCLGNTLNQGTARGSAVGFKLDSLLKLSETRASNSRMTLMHYLCKVLATRAPELLEFHLDLVSLEAASKVQLKYLAEEMQAIIKGLEKVKQELAASEDDGPVSEGFRKTLKDFTTVAETEAGSLQNLYTVVGRNADALALYFGEDPARCPFEQVTVTILKFVKLFQKALEENVKQDELEKKKALKDAEMEKAAK from the exons ATGGCGCTGTTCAAACGCATTTTTTACCGGAAACCGCAGGAACGACTTCTCGAGATTTCCGAACGTATTTACG TATTTGACTGTTGTTTCTCCACGGATGTATTGGACGAAGATGGGTACAAGGTTTATATGTCTAGGATTGTGGGACAGCTAAATGACCACTTTCCTGAATCTTCTTTCATGGTGTTTAATTTCAAGGAAGGGGAGAGGCCAAGCCAAATATCAGACATTTTATCTCAgtatgaaatgactgttatggatTACCCACGGCAATATGAGGGATGTCCTCTGTTACCACTTGAAATGATTCATTACTTCCTTCGATCGAGTGAAAGCTGGTTGTCATTGCAAGGACAACAAAATGTGCTTTTGATGCACTGTGAAAGAGGTGGATGGCCTATGCTCGCTTTCATGCTTGCCAGTCTTTTATTATATAGAAAACAGTACAGTGACGAGCAGAAAACTCTTGACATGGTCTATAAGCAAGCTCCTAAGGCCCTTCTTCAGCTTCTGTCTCCTTTGAACCCTCAGCCATCCCAGTTGAGGTATCTCCAGTATATTTCTAGAAGAAACTTGGGTTCTAAGTGGCCTCCCTCAGAAACACCTCTATTTATGGATTGCCTGATTTTTAGAGTGCTTCCGACTTTTGAAGGGGGGAAAGGGTGCAGGCCAGTTATACGAGTTTATGGACAGGACCCGAAAGCACGGAATAATAGAAGTTCCAAGCTTCTTTTTTCAAATGCAAAAACAAAAGCACAAATTCCTTACTACCGAAAG GAAGAGTGTGCATTGGTGAAAATAGATATTCATTGCCACATTCAAGGGGATGTAGTGCTTGAGTGCATCCATTTGAATGAGGATTTGGTACGTGAAGAAATGCTATTTAGAGTCATGTTTCACACAGCGTTGGTTCAAGgaaatattttgatgttttacaGCAACGAAGTTGATAAGTTGTGGGATGTCAAGTATCAATTTCCAAAGGACTTCAGACTCGAG GTACTTTTTATGGACCCTAATGCCGTCATCCCTCCTACCACTGGAGTTTTCGCAACTGGAGATGAGAATGAGATAGAAAGTGTTTCAAAGGAGGAATACTTTGAGGTGCAAGAGCTCTTTAGCAATGCAGTCGATGCACCAGAAGCAATGGTGGATGATGAGAGTCCATTAGCTCATGACAAGCCAGAGCAGAAAGATATGTTGTGGGAGGATGCAAATGGTCTTACAAACAAAGGTTGGGTGTCAGATGACGGGAAACTCAAACAGGATGTCAATGTTGATTCTAGTATGGATATGGTGAAGGGCTTATTTGTGGATGATGTGAATTACAGTATAGATAAGAAGATGGATTATGGCACTAATGCAGTGAAAGAAATAGTTGGGGATAATGGAGACAATCAGGTCGATCCATCAGTATTTACCGTTGACATGCTgaaacaaagagaaacaaaGGGAATGACAGATGTGCTTGGAAAGCCAGAAGTGATCCAAGATAAGGGTCACAGAGAAGACACCATTCAACTGAAGAATTTGGAATCTGAAGTGTTGCAGCAAACGTTGGAACCTGGGGTTTCCAAGCCTAACTTTGAGGAAGTATTGCCTGCTTTAGAGAAAAAGGCTGGGACGGGCTCAGAATCAACTTCAGATCCTGTTATGGTGAAGCCAAATAGCAACCAATTAGTATCTCAAGGCTTTCTTGCAAGGCAGGCAAAGCCAAGTGTTGTATCTCAGTTGATCCCTTCTAACAAAGGCTCTTCAACTGCATTGCCTACACTTTCCAGTGGTCTAGCTTTAGAGGAATCTAATTCAGGCGCCAATCTAAAGGGCTCTAATGCAGCTGTGGTTTCAAATGATGTTTCATTTGAGCAAGGAAGTCGGAAGGCTGATCACCTTACAGGGCCTTTAGATTCCCAAACAGAAGTTTCTACAACTCCAATAGTTCCAACATTTCCCCCTGGTTTGCAGCAATCGGTGTCTATTCCATCTAGCACTCTATCTCCACCATCACCCTGCACACCAACAGCACCACTTCCTCCCCCACCCCCACCCAGATCTTCTTCGTTGGTTTCGCGGCCTGTTCAGAAAAAGGCAAAATCTAAACTACCCCTAGCACGACCTTTCATGGCAGCTATTGGAAATGCCATTACTAGAATATCACGTGCAGTACCACCTCCACCTCCCCTTCCACACAATCGAGCAAAAAATGTACAAAATGTTGGAATGGTTTCACAAACGACATCAGCATCTCCTGATATCTCGAATAACCAGACTAATGCACTGGTGGTTCCTCCACCACCTCCACTACCTCCACCACCATGGAAGGCCCAGTCTTCAACTGCCCGTACTATACGGCATATTCCACCTTCTCTTCTATCCGCAACTCTTGGTAGCTCTTCAAAAGGCATATCAAAACTTAGTCAACTTTGTTCTCTATCTCGCTCCACATCAACACGTCGTAATTTTAGTCATCCCCTTACCACCACATCAGAACCTTGCAACTTTCGCCCTCCCCCTCCCACTACACCAATTCAAATTGCTATGGCTCTAGCATTTATCCATGGAATGCAATCAGCTTCTCCTCCCTCACGCTCTCCGTTTTCTGAAGCTTCATCTCTACCTCTCCCACCATCATCGCTGCCTACTGGACATGGCACTTCGCCACCACCACTTCCGCCTACTAAAGATGGAGCTTCACCACCCCCTTCTTCTCCTTTGCCTCCTCAAAATGGAGCTTTCCCACCTGCATCACCATCAATGCCTCCTCTTGGATCTTctcctccaccaccaccaccaccccCTTCGACGTTTGGTGCCCTACCTCCTTCAGAATTTGACGTCTCTCCTCCAGTGCATGGAATGACAGCTCCACCTACTGCATCATGTGGAGCACCGCCCCCGCCTCCACCTACCCTTGGAGCTCCGACACCTCCACCTGGGGCTTCACCTTCTCCACCCCCACCTCCGCCACCACCATTGCCTTCTCTTTCTTCTACTTCACCACCACCTCCACCACCACCCCCAATGTCTAGTGCCCCACCTCCACCTCCTCCCCCATTTGGAGCCCCACCCCCACCACCTCCTATTCCTGGAGCTCCATCACCTCCTATGGCTGGCGCACCACCTCCACCACCACCTCCTGGAGGTCGAGCTCCGGGACCCCCACCTCCACCTGGAGCTCCTGGTGTTGGACCTCCTCCACCTCCACCATTGGGTGGCAAAGCAGCTGACATGAAAGGAAGAGGGCGTGGACGAGGAGCTGGTGCAGCACCAAAAAGATCTTCTTTAAAGCCATTACACTGGAGCAAGGTTACAAGGGCAATACAAGGAAGCTTATGGGATGAATTGCAAAGACTTGGAGAGATTCAAAT ATCGGCAGAAATTGATGTGTCAGAGCTTGAGACTCTTTTCTCTGCAGTTGTTCCTAAACCTGCTGCTAAATCTGCAGGGAAATCCAAGGCAGCTGGATCAAAACCTGACGTAGTCCATCTG GTTGACTTGAAGAGGGCTAATAACACCGAAATTATGCTCACTAAAGTTAAAATGCCTCTCTCTGATATGATG GCTGCGGTGCTAGCTTTGGATGATTCAGTATTAGATGCTGATCAAGTGGAAAATCTcataaaattttgtccaaataAAGATGAGATGGAACTTGTCAAG GGGTACACTGGTGACAAGGAGACCCTAGGGAAGTGCGAACAG TTCTTTCTGGAGCTGATGAAAGTGCCACGAGTAGAGGCAAAATTAAGAgtgttttctttcaaaattcagTTCAACACTCAG ATTTCTGAATTTAAAAAGAGCTTAAACATTGTAAATTCTGCATGTGAAGAG GTTCGAAATTCCCTTAAATTGAAGGAGATCATGAAGAAAATCCTTTGTCTGGGAAATACATTGAATCAAGGAACTGCAAGGG GTTCTGCTGTTGGATTTAAGTTGGACAGTCTTCTAAAGCTCTCAGAGACACGTGCTTCTAATAGCAGGATGACACTAATGCATTACCTTTGCAAG GTCCTAGCTACCAGGGCACCAGAACTTCTTGAATTTCACTTGGACTTGGTCAGCCTTGAGGCTGCATCTAAG gtacaattaaaatatttagcaGAAGAAATGCAAGCTATAATTAAGGGATTAGAAAAGGTTAAGCAGGAGCTGGCTGCCTCAGAAGATGATGGTCCTGTGTCTGAAGGTTTCCGGAAG acaTTAAAGGATTTCACTACTGTGGCTGAAACAGAGGCAGGATCCCTGCAAAATCTATACACTGTGGTG GGTAGAAATGCAGATGCACTTGCACTCTATTTTGGTGAGGATCCTGCCCGATGCCCGTTTGAGCAAG TTACCGTAACAAtcttaaaatttgtgaaattgtttcAAAAAGCATTGGAAGAGAATGTGAAGCAGGATgaattggagaagaaaaaagCTTTGAAGGATGCTGAAATGGAGAAGGCTGCTAAGTGA